GCCGAATTAAATCGTGCCGGCAAATCACGCGACCCCAATGAATCGGTCGTTAAGTTGTTTGGCTAAAGCCAACCATTATCTCCGCTCATTCTCAGGTTCTATCGACTAACCTGACAAAGCCTGCTCACGCTCAAGACAAATCGGCACAAGGGTATTAGAATGGAGCGGAATCTGATTTAGGTGAACGACCATGAATGATCCACAACAGCCCAACAAACCAGAAGCCATTACGCATTTTGGCTATCAAGATGTTCCCGAAAGCCAAAAAGCCAAGAAAGTTGCCGAAGTCTTTCATTCGGTAGCCGCACGCTACGATCTAATGAATGACGTCTTGTCGGGCGGGATGCACCGTTTATGGAAACGCTTCACCATTGAGTTATCAGGTGTGCGTCCAGGTAATAGGGTCTTAGATATTGCCGGTGGGACCGGTGACCTTACCCGTAAATTCTCCAGCCTAGTCGGAAGTACTGGTGAAGTGGTACTGGCCGATATTAACGACTCGATGCTAAAAGTGGGTCGCGACCGTTTACTCGATAAAGGCGTCTCAAGTAATGTGCGTTTTGTTCAAGCCGATGCGGAACAACTGCCCTTTCCTGACAACCACTTTGATGTGGTGACCATTGCCTTTGGCCTACGTAACGTCACCCATAAAGAGGCAGCGATTCGCTCAATGCTGCGAGTACTCAAACCTGGCGGTCGCTTGCTGATTCTGGAGTTTTCCAAACCGAAAAACCCCTTACTTTCGAAACTATACGATACCTACTCCTTCAATTTTATGCCGCTAGCTGGCAAGTTAATTACTAACGATGCCGACAGCTACCGCTATCTGGCCGAATCAATCCGCATGCACCCTGACCAAGAAACCCTTAAAGGCATGATGCAAGACGCCGGCTTTGAGCGCATTACCTACCATAATATGACCGGTGGCATTGTTGCTTTACACCGTGGAATTAAACCCTAATGTTCAGTCAAGCACTCCTAGCTAGCCTTGAGTTAAGTATCAATCAGCTGCTGCACTTAGATCCAGTGGCGCAGCAGCAGCTCGCGCAGCTGGCAGGACAAGTGCTTGAAGTAGAAATCAGTACGCCCTTACAGCTACGCTGCTACCTCGTGTTGCATAGCGATGGGCTGCAATTAGCCAATCAGTGGTTAGGCGCCGTTGACTGTCTCCTACGCGCGCCCTTAGCTCAGCTGGCCTTACTGGCAACCGCCAGGGATAAAACGCC
The sequence above is a segment of the Thiopseudomonas alkaliphila genome. Coding sequences within it:
- the ubiE gene encoding bifunctional demethylmenaquinone methyltransferase/2-methoxy-6-polyprenyl-1,4-benzoquinol methylase UbiE; amino-acid sequence: MNDPQQPNKPEAITHFGYQDVPESQKAKKVAEVFHSVAARYDLMNDVLSGGMHRLWKRFTIELSGVRPGNRVLDIAGGTGDLTRKFSSLVGSTGEVVLADINDSMLKVGRDRLLDKGVSSNVRFVQADAEQLPFPDNHFDVVTIAFGLRNVTHKEAAIRSMLRVLKPGGRLLILEFSKPKNPLLSKLYDTYSFNFMPLAGKLITNDADSYRYLAESIRMHPDQETLKGMMQDAGFERITYHNMTGGIVALHRGIKP